One Kaistella polysaccharea DNA segment encodes these proteins:
- a CDS encoding CPXCG motif-containing cysteine-rich protein, with amino-acid sequence MLEHFFTCPYCWEEISALLDPSISNQTYIEDCEVCCNPIELQVSFDNEELTGFEARDIEQ; translated from the coding sequence ATGTTAGAACACTTTTTTACTTGTCCCTACTGTTGGGAGGAAATATCTGCCCTTTTAGACCCTTCCATTTCTAATCAGACCTATATCGAAGACTGCGAAGTTTGTTGCAACCCCATAGAATTGCAGGTAAGTTTTGATAATGAAGAATTAACGGGATTTGAAGCCAGAGATATTGAGCAATAG
- the msrB gene encoding peptide-methionine (R)-S-oxide reductase MsrB, whose product MENTTTPKENPYYSRTDRTKLNVPNSEWKKILSPEVYAVSREADTERPGTGKYNQFDQLGEYYCVVCGNHLFRSDSKFSSTCGWPSFFEADKEGVSYKRDSTYGMERTEVLCKRCDSHLGHVFNDGPPPTGTRFCMNSVSLEFVPDQAVATK is encoded by the coding sequence ATGGAAAACACTACAACCCCAAAAGAAAATCCTTATTATTCCAGAACCGACCGTACGAAACTAAATGTCCCAAATTCCGAATGGAAAAAAATTCTGTCCCCAGAAGTTTACGCCGTTTCGCGGGAAGCTGACACTGAAAGACCTGGAACCGGGAAATATAACCAGTTTGATCAGTTGGGAGAATATTATTGCGTAGTATGCGGAAATCATTTGTTCCGTTCAGATTCAAAATTCTCTTCAACCTGTGGTTGGCCAAGTTTTTTTGAAGCTGATAAAGAAGGAGTTTCTTATAAAAGAGATTCAACCTACGGCATGGAAAGAACAGAAGTTCTTTGTAAACGTTGTGACTCACATTTGGGACATGTTTTCAATGATGGTCCACCACCGACTGGAACGCGATTCTGTATGAATTCAGTAAGTTTGGAATTTGTACCAGATCAGGCAGTAGCCACAAAATAA
- a CDS encoding HesB/IscA family protein: protein MIKVSDHAKEKAIQLMTEEGFKPFEDYIRVGVKSGGCSGLEYVLKFDNEKADSDQVFEDNGIKIIIDKKSILYLAGTVLEYSGGLNGKGFIFNNPNANRTCGCGESFSL from the coding sequence ATGATAAAAGTAAGCGATCACGCAAAAGAAAAAGCCATTCAGTTAATGACTGAAGAAGGTTTTAAACCTTTTGAGGATTATATAAGAGTCGGCGTAAAAAGTGGCGGTTGTTCAGGATTAGAATATGTTCTAAAATTTGATAACGAAAAGGCCGATTCAGACCAGGTTTTCGAGGATAATGGGATTAAAATTATTATCGATAAAAAATCAATTCTCTATCTCGCAGGCACTGTCTTAGAATACTCTGGAGGTTTGAATGGAAAGGGATTTATATTTAATAATCCCAATGCAAATAGAACTTGCGGTTGCGGTGAGAGTTTCTCACTGTAA
- the sufB gene encoding Fe-S cluster assembly protein SufB — MATKYTEDDLRVDLENQKYEYGFTTDIEYDDFPNGLSEEIIRMISAKKEEPEWMTEWRLESYRIWLKMEEPDWANVTYEKPDFQSIRYYSAPTVKPELASLDEVDPELLKTFAKLGINIEEQKRLSGVAMDIVIDSVSVKTTFQKTLKDKGIIFCAISEAIRDYPELVRKYIGKVVPRGDNYYAALNSAVFSDGSFCYIPKGIKCPMELSTYFRINKSGSGQFERTLLIADEGSYVSYLEGCTAPARDENQLHAAVVELFAMDNAEIKYSTVQNWYPGDSEGKGGVFNFVTKRGICEKNAKISWTQVETGSAVTWKYPSCILKGDNSVGEFYSIAVTNHHQYADTGTKMIHIGKNTKSTIISKGISAGKSNNSYRGLVKMMPSAKGARNFSQCDSLLMGNECGAHTFPYIEVKNPTAQLEHEATTSKIGEDQIFYCNQRGISTEKAIALIVNGFGKEVLNKLPMEFAIEAQKLLEISLEGSVG, encoded by the coding sequence ATGGCTACAAAATATACAGAAGACGATCTTAGGGTCGATCTTGAAAATCAAAAATACGAATACGGCTTTACCACGGATATTGAATACGACGACTTTCCTAATGGTTTATCAGAAGAAATCATAAGAATGATTTCGGCTAAAAAAGAAGAACCGGAATGGATGACCGAATGGCGTTTGGAATCGTACAGAATCTGGCTGAAAATGGAAGAGCCTGATTGGGCCAATGTTACTTACGAAAAGCCTGACTTTCAATCAATTCGTTATTATTCGGCACCAACCGTAAAACCAGAATTGGCAAGTCTAGATGAGGTGGATCCAGAATTATTGAAGACCTTTGCTAAATTGGGAATTAATATCGAGGAGCAGAAAAGACTTTCAGGAGTCGCAATGGATATCGTAATCGATTCAGTTTCTGTAAAAACTACGTTCCAAAAAACGTTAAAAGATAAAGGAATTATTTTCTGTGCCATTTCTGAAGCAATCAGAGATTATCCGGAACTGGTTCGTAAATATATTGGTAAAGTTGTTCCCAGAGGAGATAACTACTATGCCGCTTTAAACTCAGCCGTGTTTTCAGACGGAAGTTTCTGCTACATTCCAAAAGGCATTAAATGTCCGATGGAACTTTCAACATACTTTAGAATAAACAAATCAGGAAGTGGACAGTTTGAAAGAACTTTACTCATTGCTGATGAAGGAAGTTATGTATCGTACTTAGAAGGCTGTACTGCGCCGGCAAGAGATGAAAATCAATTGCATGCTGCTGTGGTAGAATTGTTTGCTATGGATAATGCTGAAATTAAATACTCAACTGTACAAAACTGGTATCCTGGAGATTCAGAAGGTAAGGGTGGAGTTTTCAATTTCGTAACAAAAAGAGGAATTTGTGAGAAAAACGCAAAAATCTCATGGACACAAGTTGAAACTGGTTCAGCCGTAACTTGGAAATATCCAAGCTGTATTTTGAAAGGTGATAATTCAGTTGGAGAATTTTACTCTATCGCGGTAACTAATCATCATCAATATGCTGATACCGGAACTAAGATGATTCACATCGGAAAGAATACAAAATCAACGATTATTTCTAAAGGAATCTCCGCTGGAAAATCAAACAACTCTTATAGAGGATTAGTGAAAATGATGCCTTCTGCAAAAGGAGCGCGTAACTTTTCACAATGTGATTCTTTATTAATGGGTAATGAATGTGGTGCACATACTTTCCCGTATATCGAAGTTAAAAATCCGACGGCACAATTAGAGCACGAAGCAACTACTTCTAAAATTGGTGAAGATCAAATCTTTTATTGTAACCAAAGAGGAATCAGTACAGAAAAAGCAATTGCATTGATTGTCAACGGTTTCGGAAAAGAAGTATTGAATAAATTACCAATGGAATTTGCCATCGAAGCACAGAAATTATTAGAAATATCTCTAGAAGGAAGTGTTGGATAA
- a CDS encoding DUF445 domain-containing protein has translation MNDIEKKAQLRKYKMFATGLFVLMAVIFVITTILAKENPAHWIGYIRAFSEAAMVGALADWFAVTALFNYPLGIKIPHTNLIENSKERIGDNLGNFVVDNFLSPQNIRPYIQKIKISHFVGDWLSKERNQENLMKEVSNIVLDILNKLDDTEVVNFIGKKAKEMTNDVKINLIIGNGLEYVLDKKDHQRFITNLSKQIKEYVINNQQLVKDRVKSESFFLVPKFVDDGIADKITKGLSKYFEEVELNESHSLRNEITKKLYDFSAEIKTEEKWVEEFRNIKNDFLTSEKITQYSTDIWNSIKKSLSKELEEENSGLKNYIQKNLAELSENLKTDEKFQNKIDHWVRVTAYKYILKNTHQFGGLISSTVGNWEGKQLSEKMELEVGKDLQFIRVNGTLVGGLVGLIIYTVTEFFI, from the coding sequence ATGAATGATATAGAGAAAAAAGCGCAATTAAGGAAGTACAAAATGTTTGCCACAGGACTTTTCGTTTTGATGGCAGTCATCTTCGTCATTACGACCATTTTAGCAAAAGAAAATCCCGCACATTGGATTGGTTACATCCGTGCTTTCTCAGAAGCAGCAATGGTTGGTGCGTTGGCAGATTGGTTTGCGGTGACCGCACTTTTTAATTACCCACTCGGAATAAAAATTCCACACACCAATTTAATTGAAAACAGTAAAGAGCGCATCGGCGATAATCTAGGGAATTTCGTAGTTGATAATTTTCTATCGCCTCAAAATATTCGTCCATACATTCAAAAAATAAAAATTTCGCATTTCGTGGGCGATTGGCTTTCCAAAGAACGCAATCAGGAAAATCTGATGAAAGAAGTTTCTAATATCGTATTAGACATTCTGAATAAATTAGACGATACTGAAGTCGTGAACTTTATTGGTAAAAAAGCCAAAGAAATGACAAATGATGTAAAAATTAACCTCATCATTGGCAATGGACTGGAATATGTTTTGGATAAAAAAGACCATCAACGGTTTATCACCAATCTATCCAAACAGATTAAAGAATATGTCATCAACAATCAGCAACTTGTTAAAGATCGTGTAAAAAGTGAAAGTTTTTTTCTCGTTCCCAAATTTGTAGATGATGGTATTGCCGATAAAATAACGAAAGGTCTATCAAAATATTTTGAAGAAGTTGAATTGAACGAAAGTCATTCTCTACGAAATGAAATTACAAAGAAATTGTATGATTTTTCTGCCGAAATTAAGACCGAAGAAAAATGGGTTGAGGAATTTCGGAACATTAAAAATGATTTCCTGACCTCTGAAAAAATCACCCAATATTCCACCGATATTTGGAATTCTATCAAGAAATCTCTTTCTAAGGAATTAGAGGAAGAAAATTCTGGCTTAAAGAACTATATTCAGAAAAATCTGGCTGAACTTTCCGAGAACTTAAAAACCGATGAAAAGTTTCAAAACAAAATTGACCATTGGGTTCGTGTCACCGCTTATAAATATATTCTGAAAAATACGCATCAATTTGGCGGATTAATAAGCTCTACCGTCGGAAATTGGGAAGGAAAACAACTGAGCGAAAAAATGGAACTTGAAGTTGGAAAAGATTTGCAGTTTATTCGTGTCAACGGAACTTTAGTTGGCGGCTTGGTAGGTTTAATTATTTATACGGTGACTGAGTTTTTTATTTAG
- a CDS encoding GLPGLI family protein, which yields MKKLGLLFLGLATQIIFAQANRFVYQVTMKTDSTDKTIQKSELANLDVSAGNSIFYAENRLKTDSIFARMRQTGIYNFSQDQRQALRSNIDFIVEKDYKTGKKIFKSQIARDQYAYEEDRPMDWKILPETSKIGDYKTQKAETDFAGRIWYAWFTTEIPFQDGPYKFSGLPGLIVKVEDSQGDYSFDLKEAKKINEVASFTQRGSTITVKRAAFEKQQNQFRKDPTAALTSRGGPWRMQMDPNQRKRMEDRLKEEFNKNNNPIELK from the coding sequence ATGAAAAAATTAGGACTTCTTTTTTTGGGTTTAGCAACTCAAATAATCTTCGCCCAGGCCAACCGTTTTGTTTACCAGGTAACCATGAAGACAGACTCTACGGATAAGACCATACAAAAATCGGAACTTGCAAACCTAGATGTTTCGGCCGGGAATTCTATTTTCTATGCAGAGAATCGCTTAAAAACAGACTCTATTTTCGCTAGAATGCGCCAAACTGGAATTTATAATTTCAGTCAAGACCAAAGGCAGGCCTTGAGAAGCAATATTGATTTTATCGTAGAAAAAGATTATAAAACCGGGAAGAAAATATTCAAATCACAGATTGCAAGAGACCAATATGCTTATGAAGAAGATCGTCCCATGGACTGGAAAATCCTCCCTGAAACCTCTAAAATAGGAGACTATAAAACTCAGAAGGCAGAAACTGATTTTGCAGGAAGAATTTGGTATGCGTGGTTCACTACAGAAATTCCTTTTCAGGATGGTCCTTATAAATTTTCTGGACTTCCAGGATTAATCGTTAAAGTTGAGGATTCCCAAGGAGATTACAGTTTCGATTTGAAAGAAGCTAAAAAGATTAATGAAGTTGCGAGTTTTACACAACGAGGTTCTACAATCACCGTGAAACGAGCAGCCTTTGAAAAGCAACAGAATCAGTTTAGAAAAGATCCTACCGCAGCGCTGACGAGTAGGGGTGGTCCGTGGAGAATGCAAATGGATCCCAATCAGCGAAAGCGAATGGAAGATCGACTAAAAGAAGAATTCAATAAAAACAACAATCCTATTGAATTAAAATAA
- a CDS encoding murein L,D-transpeptidase catalytic domain family protein has translation MQKVLLSLLTVLFLSTSFYKIESNKEKQTPEILKTNPQNLIPKASFKNSAAVAEEIYNSISFTDMSTLKSEVFSKAYLGFENLKKEGKLNQDSNLLTICDFSLSSSEKRLWVIDVAEKKVLYNSLVAHGKNTGEEFAQNFSNTESSYQSSLGFYITEGSYNGSNGYSLKLIGMDNGYNDAAFQRAIVMHGADYVSENFIKSQKRLGRSWGCPAVPRELAKPIINTIKDKNCLFIYYPDEQYLSTSKWLKVDQNS, from the coding sequence ATGCAGAAAGTTCTTTTATCCTTACTAACTGTTCTCTTTTTGAGTACTTCGTTCTACAAGATCGAGAGTAATAAGGAAAAACAAACACCCGAAATTCTAAAAACGAACCCTCAAAATTTAATACCGAAAGCAAGTTTTAAAAATTCTGCAGCAGTAGCTGAGGAAATTTATAATTCGATATCATTCACCGACATGAGCACTCTAAAATCGGAAGTCTTTTCTAAAGCATATCTTGGATTTGAAAATTTAAAAAAAGAAGGTAAACTCAATCAAGATTCAAATTTACTAACCATTTGTGATTTTTCTCTTTCTTCCTCAGAAAAGCGTCTTTGGGTAATCGACGTAGCTGAAAAGAAGGTCCTCTATAACTCCTTAGTCGCACATGGAAAAAATACGGGTGAAGAATTCGCGCAAAATTTCTCTAATACTGAAAGTTCTTACCAAAGCAGCCTTGGGTTTTATATCACAGAAGGTTCCTATAATGGTTCAAATGGGTATTCTCTTAAACTTATCGGCATGGATAACGGATATAACGATGCCGCGTTTCAGCGTGCGATCGTTATGCATGGTGCAGATTATGTAAGTGAAAACTTTATAAAAAGTCAGAAGCGCCTGGGCAGAAGTTGGGGATGTCCGGCGGTACCACGAGAATTGGCAAAACCAATCATCAATACTATTAAAGATAAGAATTGCCTTTTTATTTATTATCCCGATGAACAATATCTCTCGACTTCCAAGTGGCTAAAAGTTGACCAGAATTCCTAA
- a CDS encoding quinone-dependent dihydroorotate dehydrogenase produces MYKSLIRPILFKFDPEEVHYFTFSLLKNFPFLTKNFLPKPLEDKRLEREVFGLKFKNPVGLAAGFDKDAKMFDELSNLGFGFIEIGTLTPKAQDGNPKKRLFRLKEDSAIINRMGFNNGGVDAAVERLKKNKNVLIGGNIGKNKVTPNEDAVNDYIICFEKLFDHVDYFVVNVSSPNTPNLRELQDKEPLTKLLGTLQELNLTKKKPKPILLKIAPDLTDTQLLDIIDIVKETQIAGVIATNTTLSRENLNSENKKETGGLSGKPLTKRSTEVIRFLAEKSGKAFPIIGIGGIHSAEDAIEKLEAGASLIQLYTGFIYEGPELIREINKKILESL; encoded by the coding sequence ATGTATAAATCCCTAATTCGTCCGATTTTATTCAAATTTGATCCTGAAGAAGTTCATTATTTTACTTTTTCATTATTAAAGAATTTCCCTTTTTTAACAAAGAATTTCCTTCCCAAACCTCTCGAAGATAAAAGATTGGAAAGAGAGGTTTTCGGTTTGAAATTTAAAAATCCTGTCGGTTTAGCCGCAGGTTTTGATAAGGATGCGAAAATGTTCGACGAACTATCTAATTTAGGTTTTGGCTTTATAGAAATCGGAACATTAACGCCGAAAGCGCAAGACGGAAATCCTAAAAAAAGATTATTCCGCTTAAAAGAAGATTCTGCAATTATCAACCGAATGGGATTTAATAATGGCGGAGTTGATGCCGCGGTAGAACGTTTGAAGAAAAATAAAAATGTTTTGATCGGGGGAAATATCGGTAAAAATAAAGTGACTCCGAATGAAGACGCTGTTAATGATTACATCATCTGTTTTGAAAAACTGTTCGATCATGTTGATTATTTTGTGGTCAATGTCAGTTCGCCAAATACTCCAAATCTGCGTGAACTTCAGGATAAAGAACCATTAACAAAACTGCTGGGAACTTTGCAAGAACTAAATTTGACAAAGAAAAAACCGAAACCAATTCTATTAAAAATTGCACCTGATTTAACGGACACTCAACTTTTAGATATTATTGATATTGTAAAAGAAACCCAAATTGCTGGCGTCATCGCGACAAACACAACACTTTCGCGAGAAAATTTAAATTCAGAAAACAAAAAAGAAACAGGTGGACTTTCTGGGAAACCGTTAACCAAACGTTCCACAGAAGTCATTCGCTTTCTGGCGGAAAAGAGTGGAAAAGCTTTTCCAATTATCGGTATTGGTGGAATTCATTCTGCCGAGGATGCTATAGAAAAATTAGAAGCGGGCGCAAGTTTAATACAATTGTATACAGGATTTATTTATGAAGGACCGGAATTGATTCGGGAGATTAATAAGAAGATATTGGAAAGTTTGTAG
- a CDS encoding TrkH family potassium uptake protein, producing the protein MIVTAGFYDEFLFRSQIIYFYDFSFLLTLINILYYNIYKKSPATKKIWPLEIIVTILILVYYLARFEYNFSATRTFQFFNLRLLYVVIVLCFVRDFSSLNINFKRTYINPAQLFILSFLAIILFGTALLMMPNATVNGIKPLDALFTATSAVCVTGLIVLDTSKDFTLFGKIIIISLIQIGGLGIMTFASYFSYFFRGGASYENQISLGEMTSSDKLGEVFNTLKRIIIITVFVEALGAIFIYSTLDLSLLDNSVNKGIFFSVFHAISAFCNAGFSTLSGNLYEPGYEFNYGLHFTVASLFIFGGLGFPIVYNVYKYVKHLLKNFFRSLLTREKFHHTPWVINLNSRIILATTAILLIFGTLSIYMLEYDGALKDHSTFGAWIEAFFISANNRTAGFNTIDVNLISAPTLMICIFLMWIGASPASTGGGIKTSTFAIATLNIISLAKGKKRTEIFRREIGEHSIRRSFAIIALSLIVLGIGIFLLVIVEPDKDLMTLSFEAFSAYSTVGQSINVTPTLSPAGKTIIIAMMFIGRVSMFSLLIAMMKREKYYNYQYPKEEILIN; encoded by the coding sequence ATGATTGTCACCGCGGGTTTCTACGATGAATTTCTGTTTCGCAGTCAAATAATTTATTTCTACGATTTCAGCTTTTTACTTACCCTTATCAATATTTTATATTATAATATTTATAAGAAAAGCCCTGCTACCAAAAAGATTTGGCCGTTAGAGATTATAGTAACGATTTTGATTTTGGTGTATTATCTGGCACGTTTTGAATATAATTTTTCTGCAACCCGTACTTTTCAGTTTTTTAATCTTCGACTGCTATATGTTGTGATTGTACTTTGTTTTGTTCGGGATTTTTCAAGTTTAAATATTAATTTTAAAAGAACCTACATTAATCCAGCGCAGCTTTTTATATTGAGTTTTCTTGCTATTATTTTATTTGGAACCGCGCTGCTCATGATGCCAAATGCGACGGTTAACGGAATTAAACCTTTAGATGCGCTTTTCACCGCTACCAGTGCGGTATGTGTTACAGGATTAATTGTTTTAGATACTTCAAAAGATTTTACATTGTTTGGCAAAATTATTATCATTTCACTCATTCAAATAGGAGGACTTGGAATCATGACTTTTGCGAGTTATTTCAGTTATTTCTTTCGTGGCGGTGCGTCTTACGAAAACCAGATTAGCCTGGGCGAAATGACGAGTTCTGATAAATTAGGAGAAGTTTTTAATACACTGAAAAGAATTATAATCATCACCGTTTTTGTAGAAGCGCTAGGTGCGATTTTCATCTATTCAACTCTAGATTTATCTTTGCTGGATAATTCAGTTAATAAAGGAATCTTCTTTTCTGTATTTCACGCAATTTCTGCGTTTTGTAATGCTGGATTTTCTACACTAAGCGGCAATTTATATGAACCTGGTTACGAATTTAATTACGGTCTGCATTTTACAGTAGCATCTTTGTTTATTTTCGGCGGGCTAGGATTTCCGATTGTTTATAATGTGTACAAATACGTAAAACATCTCCTCAAAAACTTCTTTCGTTCTCTTTTAACCAGAGAAAAATTTCACCATACTCCTTGGGTGATCAATTTAAATTCCCGAATAATTTTAGCTACAACAGCTATTTTACTTATTTTCGGGACCTTGTCGATTTATATGTTAGAATATGATGGAGCTTTAAAAGATCACTCCACTTTTGGCGCATGGATCGAAGCTTTTTTCATCTCAGCAAACAATCGAACGGCAGGATTTAATACGATCGATGTAAATTTGATTTCCGCGCCAACCTTGATGATTTGTATCTTTTTAATGTGGATTGGTGCTTCACCCGCTTCCACCGGTGGTGGTATTAAAACCAGTACTTTTGCGATAGCCACTTTAAATATCATCAGTCTTGCAAAAGGAAAAAAAAGGACAGAAATATTTCGTCGGGAAATTGGAGAACATTCTATCAGAAGATCTTTTGCAATTATTGCACTCTCCTTAATCGTTTTAGGAATTGGGATTTTCCTGCTTGTTATTGTAGAACCCGATAAAGATTTAATGACTTTATCATTTGAAGCATTTTCGGCCTACTCCACGGTTGGTCAAAGTATAAATGTTACACCGACACTTTCTCCTGCTGGTAAAACCATCATTATTGCGATGATGTTTATTGGTAGAGTAAGTATGTTTTCTTTATTAATCGCCATGATGAAAAGAGAGAAATACTACAATTACCAATATCCGAAAGAAGAAATTTTAATCAATTAA
- a CDS encoding TonB-dependent receptor domain-containing protein: protein MKTLLKSLFVFSLLFSSFIFAQTITKSTFMVKGECDMCKERIETAAQKSGATTAVWNAESQKLELEFDPTKTSADLILKNIADVGHDNEKYTASAEVYEKLPGCCHYERSPSFLSAETKTEEPNEEYFVRGNCDMCKARIETAAKDAGATEAFWNAETQKVSLEFDPAQTSADVILKKIADVGHDNEKFSATDNMYKKLPGCCLYDRDVALGVKGSGVHSDSPKPKKDFSNYEDHFQKSLEEVRVVKLADATALSKKETGLTFNIGTKELLKAACCNLSESFETNATVDVSFSNAVTGTKQLKMLGLDQKYTSLTKELLPSIRGLAAPYGLNLIPGRWIGGIQLTKGGSTVVNGYESITGQINTELLKFNEKPETALNVFADANGRLETNITSTTQLNEKWNQSVLLHGNATIGKIDSNDDGFLDQPTGNQINAAYLLNYNDLENSGWGTHFGISFVKDERFGGQTDFNKKIDRSQQNAYGVGIDLSRFEIWNKTGYIFKDKPYQSIGWMNQFTTHQQDSFFGKRNYWGKQNTFYSNLVFESIIGNSNNKFKTGASFLYDQFDEHYLTQNYQRTETVPGLFFEYTLTGLKYTLVAGARTDFHNLAGTQFTPRLNFKYDLSPQTILRLSAGRGFRTANIFAESQQYFASNRQIEILGNGGKIYDLKPEIAWNYGASVQQEFKLFNRKASLVADFFRTDFQNQVLTDLDISPQKIVFYNLEGNSFANSFQTQLDFTPARNLEIRLAYKYYDVQADFAGGKRQVPFMAKNRGFFNASYSTDKNEKDAFWNIDATLQLVGQQKLPNLDSNPAAYRIPEFSASYATLNAQISRNFNKKIRAYIGGENLTSYTQNNPIIDVQNPFGSYFDAGMIYAPIMPANVYVGLDFKF, encoded by the coding sequence ATGAAAACTTTATTAAAAAGTCTCTTCGTATTTTCTCTTCTATTCTCGTCATTTATATTCGCTCAAACCATTACAAAATCAACTTTTATGGTCAAAGGAGAATGCGATATGTGTAAGGAAAGAATTGAAACTGCTGCTCAAAAATCCGGCGCCACTACAGCGGTTTGGAATGCAGAATCTCAAAAATTAGAATTAGAATTTGATCCCACAAAAACTTCCGCAGATTTAATCTTAAAAAATATTGCTGACGTCGGTCACGATAATGAAAAATATACTGCTTCTGCCGAAGTTTATGAAAAACTTCCCGGATGCTGTCATTATGAAAGAAGTCCTTCTTTCTTGTCCGCAGAAACTAAAACCGAGGAACCTAACGAGGAATATTTTGTGCGCGGAAATTGTGACATGTGTAAAGCCAGAATTGAAACTGCCGCAAAAGATGCAGGCGCAACGGAAGCATTTTGGAATGCAGAAACACAAAAAGTTTCTCTAGAATTTGATCCTGCACAAACTTCCGCTGATGTCATTCTGAAAAAAATTGCAGATGTCGGACACGATAACGAGAAATTCTCCGCGACAGATAATATGTATAAAAAATTGCCAGGTTGTTGCCTTTATGACCGTGACGTGGCGCTCGGCGTTAAAGGAAGTGGCGTACATTCCGATTCGCCAAAACCTAAAAAAGATTTCAGCAATTATGAAGATCATTTTCAAAAATCGCTGGAGGAAGTTCGCGTTGTTAAACTCGCTGATGCTACTGCATTAAGTAAAAAAGAAACGGGATTGACCTTTAATATAGGAACCAAAGAATTGCTCAAAGCTGCTTGCTGTAATTTATCTGAAAGTTTCGAAACCAATGCAACCGTCGATGTTTCTTTCAGCAATGCAGTAACCGGAACGAAGCAGTTGAAAATGCTTGGTTTAGATCAGAAATATACATCGTTGACTAAAGAACTTTTGCCATCCATTCGTGGATTGGCGGCGCCTTATGGTTTAAATTTAATTCCGGGACGATGGATTGGGGGAATTCAGTTAACTAAAGGTGGCAGTACCGTCGTCAACGGTTATGAAAGTATTACCGGTCAAATTAATACCGAACTTTTAAAATTTAATGAAAAACCCGAAACTGCCCTCAATGTTTTTGCAGATGCTAATGGAAGGTTAGAAACAAACATCACTTCGACCACGCAATTAAACGAAAAATGGAATCAGTCTGTATTACTTCATGGCAATGCAACCATAGGCAAAATTGACTCTAATGACGATGGTTTTCTCGATCAGCCAACCGGTAATCAAATTAACGCCGCTTATTTGCTAAATTATAATGATTTAGAAAATTCTGGATGGGGAACCCATTTCGGAATTAGTTTTGTGAAAGATGAACGTTTTGGAGGACAAACCGATTTTAATAAAAAAATAGACCGTTCTCAGCAAAACGCTTACGGCGTTGGGATTGATCTTTCCCGTTTTGAAATCTGGAATAAAACTGGTTATATTTTTAAAGATAAACCCTACCAAAGTATTGGTTGGATGAACCAATTTACAACCCATCAACAAGATAGTTTTTTTGGAAAAAGAAATTACTGGGGCAAACAGAATACTTTTTACTCTAATCTGGTTTTTGAAAGTATTATTGGCAATTCCAACAACAAATTTAAAACCGGTGCGAGTTTTCTATATGACCAGTTTGATGAACATTATTTAACGCAAAATTATCAAAGAACAGAAACGGTTCCTGGATTATTTTTCGAATATACGCTTACGGGCTTGAAATATACTTTGGTTGCGGGTGCGAGAACAGATTTCCACAATTTAGCTGGCACGCAGTTTACCCCAAGACTTAACTTTAAATATGATCTTTCGCCGCAGACAATTCTACGCCTATCAGCCGGAAGAGGTTTCAGAACGGCTAATATTTTTGCGGAAAGTCAGCAGTATTTTGCTTCTAACCGACAAATTGAAATCTTAGGAAATGGTGGAAAAATCTATGATTTAAAACCTGAAATTGCCTGGAATTACGGCGCAAGTGTTCAGCAGGAATTTAAATTATTTAACAGAAAAGCATCCTTAGTTGCCGATTTCTTCAGAACAGATTTTCAGAATCAAGTGCTTACAGATTTAGACATTTCACCGCAGAAAATTGTTTTTTACAACCTAGAAGGAAATTCCTTTGCAAACAGTTTTCAAACGCAGCTTGATTTCACACCAGCCAGAAATTTAGAAATAAGACTCGCGTACAAATACTACGATGTACAGGCAGATTTCGCGGGTGGTAAAAGACAGGTTCCGTTTATGGCAAAAAACCGTGGATTTTTTAACGCTTCCTACTCTACAGATAAAAATGAAAAAGATGCTTTCTGGAATATTGATGCAACCTTACAGTTGGTTGGTCAACAGAAATTACCAAACCTTGATTCTAATCCAGCGGCGTATAGAATTCCGGAGTTTTCTGCGAGCTACGCAACACTAAACGCTCAAATTTCACGAAACTTTAATAAAAAAATTCGTGCATATATTGGTGGGGAGAACTTGACAAGTTATACCCAGAACAATCCAATTATAGATGTGCAAAATCCTTTCGGAAGTTATTTTGATGCAGGAATGATTTACGCGCCAATTATGCCCGCGAATGTATATGTAGGTTTGGATTTTAAATTTTAA